From the unidentified bacterial endosymbiont genome, one window contains:
- the entH gene encoding proofreading thioesterase EntH codes for MIWKRHLSPEELNATSLNTMVAHLGIVYTRIGDDTLEAEMPVDARTHQPFGLLHGGASAALAETLGSMAGFLMTRDGQNVVGTELNATHHRAVSQGKVRGVCQPLHLGRSTQSWEIVVFDEQGRRCCTCRLSTMVLG; via the coding sequence ATGATCTGGAAACGTCACTTATCGCCTGAAGAACTTAATGCCACCAGTCTCAACACCATGGTGGCGCATCTTGGTATTGTCTATACCCGCATCGGCGACGATACGCTGGAAGCGGAAATGCCGGTGGATGCGCGGACGCATCAACCCTTTGGCCTGCTGCACGGCGGAGCCTCTGCCGCACTGGCGGAAACCCTAGGCTCAATGGCCGGTTTTCTAATGACCCGCGACGGGCAGAATGTGGTAGGAACGGAGCTGAACGCGACGCACCACCGCGCGGTATCCCAGGGCAAGGTGCGCGGGGTATGTCAGCCGCTACATCTGGGCCGTTCCACCCAGAGCTGGGAGATAGTGGTATTCGATGAGCAGGGACGGCGCTGCTGTACCTGTCGGTTGAGCACCATGGTGCTGGGGTAG
- the fepB gene encoding Fe2+-enterobactin ABC transporter substrate-binding protein, which translates to MKLPAICRNALLLSGLFVLGLTSAWAADWPRQVTDNHGVHTLESKPTRIVSTSVTLTGSLLAIDAPVIASGATTPNNRVADAQGFLRQWGDVAKKRKLARLYIGEPSAEAVAAQMPDLILISATGGDSALALYDQLSTIAPTLVINYDDKSWQALLTQLGTITGQEKQASERIAEFDKQLAQVKQQMTLPPQPVNAIVYTAAAHTANLWTAESAQGKLLHQLGFTLAELPAGLHTSKSQGKRHDIIQLGGENLATGLTGEGLIVFAGDQKDVDAIYANPLLAHLPSVKNKRVWALGTETFRLDYYSAMLILDRLNALFR; encoded by the coding sequence GTGAAACTCCCTGCCATTTGCCGTAATGCCCTTCTTTTATCAGGACTTTTTGTTTTAGGACTTACCTCAGCCTGGGCCGCAGACTGGCCGCGTCAGGTGACCGACAACCACGGTGTGCACACCCTTGAAAGCAAACCGACGCGTATTGTCTCCACCAGCGTGACCTTAACCGGCTCCCTGCTGGCGATTGACGCCCCGGTTATTGCCAGCGGGGCAACAACGCCAAACAACCGCGTGGCGGATGCACAGGGCTTTTTACGTCAGTGGGGCGACGTCGCGAAAAAGCGTAAGCTGGCGCGACTCTACATTGGTGAGCCAAGCGCCGAAGCGGTTGCCGCTCAGATGCCGGATCTGATTTTGATCAGCGCCACCGGGGGCGATTCCGCGCTGGCGCTTTACGATCAGCTTTCCACCATCGCGCCGACGCTGGTGATCAATTACGACGATAAAAGCTGGCAGGCGTTGCTGACGCAGTTGGGAACGATTACCGGCCAGGAAAAACAGGCCAGCGAGAGGATCGCGGAATTTGATAAACAGCTCGCGCAGGTGAAACAGCAGATGACGCTGCCGCCGCAGCCGGTGAATGCCATCGTCTACACCGCCGCCGCGCATACGGCGAACCTGTGGACCGCAGAATCCGCGCAGGGCAAGCTGCTGCACCAGCTCGGTTTCACGCTGGCAGAACTGCCGGCCGGACTGCACACCTCAAAAAGCCAGGGCAAACGCCACGACATTATCCAGTTGGGTGGGGAAAATCTGGCGACGGGGCTTACCGGCGAAGGGTTGATAGTGTTTGCTGGCGACCAGAAAGATGTGGATGCGATTTACGCTAACCCGTTGCTGGCGCATTTGCCGTCAGTGAAAAACAAACGCGTCTGGGCGCTGGGAACCGAGACGTTCCGTCTGGATTATTACAGCGCAATGCTGATACTGGACAGACTGAATGCGTTGTTTAGATAG
- the cstA gene encoding pyruvate/proton symporter CstA: MNNSGKYLIWAVLSVVGAFALGYIALNRGEQINALWIVVASVCVYLIAYRFYGRYIAKNVLGVDATRMTPAVRHNDGLDYVPTDKKVLFGHHFAAIAGAGPLVGPVLAAQMGYLPGMIWILAGVVLAGAVQDFMVLFVSTRRDGRSLGELVKEEMGATAGVIALVATFMIMVIILAVLAMIVVKALTHSPWGTYTVAFTIPLALFMGIYIRYLRPGRIGEVSVMGLVLLVFAIISGGWVAESPTWAPFFDFTGVQLTWMLVGYGFVAAVLPVWLLLAPRDYLSTFLKIGTIVGLAIGILIMRPTLTMPALTKFIDGTGPVWTGNMFPFLFITIACGAVSGFHALIASGTTPKMLTNENQACLIGYGGMLMESFVAIMALVAACIIDPGVYFAMNSPMAVLAPAGTVDVVASAAQVVSGWGFAITPETLIHIASEVGEQSIISRAGGAPTLAVGMAYILHGALGGLMDVSFWYHFAILFEALFILTAVDAGTRAARFMLQDLLGVISPNLKRTDSLPANLLATALCVLAWGYFLHQGVVDPLGGINTLWPLFGIANQMLAGMALMLCAVVLFKMKRQRYAWVALLPTAWLLVCTLTAGWQKAFSPDNKVGFLAIANKFQAMIDSGTIPAQYTQAQLSQLVFNNRLDAGLTLFFMVVVVVLALYSLKTALAALKEDRPTAKETPYEPMPENLDAIVSQAKGAH; encoded by the coding sequence ATGAATAACTCAGGGAAATACCTAATATGGGCAGTGCTCTCCGTTGTGGGTGCCTTTGCCCTGGGCTATATCGCCCTTAACCGGGGGGAGCAGATTAATGCGCTATGGATTGTCGTTGCCTCCGTCTGCGTGTATTTGATCGCGTATCGTTTTTATGGCCGCTATATCGCTAAAAACGTGCTGGGGGTGGACGCCACGCGGATGACGCCTGCCGTTCGGCATAATGACGGCCTGGACTATGTTCCTACTGACAAAAAAGTCCTTTTTGGGCACCACTTTGCGGCAATCGCCGGAGCAGGTCCCCTGGTGGGACCGGTGCTGGCGGCGCAGATGGGCTACCTGCCGGGGATGATCTGGATCCTCGCAGGCGTGGTGCTGGCCGGCGCCGTACAGGACTTTATGGTGCTGTTTGTTTCCACCCGCCGCGACGGCCGCTCGCTGGGCGAGCTGGTGAAAGAGGAGATGGGCGCTACCGCCGGGGTCATCGCTCTGGTGGCGACCTTTATGATCATGGTCATTATCCTTGCGGTACTGGCGATGATCGTCGTGAAAGCCTTGACCCACAGCCCGTGGGGAACCTATACCGTCGCCTTCACCATTCCGCTAGCGCTGTTTATGGGGATTTATATTCGCTATTTGCGCCCCGGGCGCATTGGCGAAGTGTCGGTAATGGGTCTGGTATTGCTGGTGTTCGCGATTATCTCCGGCGGCTGGGTGGCAGAAAGCCCTACCTGGGCGCCGTTTTTCGATTTCACCGGCGTACAGCTAACCTGGATGCTGGTGGGCTACGGTTTTGTGGCCGCGGTGCTGCCGGTGTGGCTGCTGCTGGCCCCGCGTGATTACCTCTCAACCTTCCTGAAAATAGGCACCATCGTCGGTCTGGCAATCGGCATATTGATTATGCGCCCGACCCTGACCATGCCAGCGTTGACGAAATTTATTGACGGAACCGGCCCGGTCTGGACCGGCAACATGTTCCCGTTCCTGTTTATTACCATCGCCTGTGGAGCTGTGTCTGGCTTCCACGCGCTGATTGCCTCTGGAACTACGCCGAAGATGCTGACCAATGAAAATCAGGCCTGCCTGATTGGTTACGGTGGCATGTTGATGGAGTCCTTCGTGGCGATTATGGCGCTGGTGGCGGCCTGTATTATCGACCCGGGCGTCTACTTCGCAATGAACAGCCCGATGGCGGTACTGGCTCCTGCCGGAACCGTCGACGTGGTGGCCTCCGCCGCGCAGGTGGTGAGCGGTTGGGGCTTTGCAATCACCCCCGAGACCTTGATCCACATCGCCAGTGAGGTGGGCGAGCAGTCGATCATCTCCCGCGCTGGCGGTGCGCCGACGCTGGCGGTGGGGATGGCCTACATTCTGCACGGCGCGCTGGGCGGGCTGATGGATGTGTCGTTCTGGTATCACTTCGCCATTCTGTTTGAAGCGCTGTTTATCCTGACGGCGGTAGACGCGGGAACGCGAGCGGCGCGCTTTATGCTACAGGATCTGCTGGGGGTTATCTCCCCGAACCTGAAACGTACCGATTCGCTCCCGGCTAACCTGCTGGCCACCGCGCTGTGCGTGCTGGCATGGGGCTATTTTCTGCATCAGGGGGTGGTCGATCCGCTGGGCGGTATTAATACCCTGTGGCCGCTGTTCGGTATCGCCAACCAGATGCTGGCGGGAATGGCCCTGATGCTGTGCGCCGTGGTGCTATTCAAAATGAAGCGCCAGCGTTATGCGTGGGTCGCGTTACTGCCAACGGCGTGGCTGCTGGTGTGTACACTGACCGCAGGCTGGCAGAAAGCCTTTAGCCCGGACAATAAAGTGGGCTTCCTGGCTATTGCTAATAAATTCCAGGCGATGATCGACAGCGGAACTATTCCAGCGCAGTATACGCAAGCACAGCTGTCGCAACTGGTGTTTAATAACCGTCTGGATGCCGGGCTGACCCTCTTCTTTATGGTGGTGGTCGTGGTGCTGGCGTTGTATTCTCTCAAGACCGCGCTGGCGGCGTTGAAAGAAGACAGGCCGACGGCGAAAGAGACACCGTATGAGCCGATGCCTGAGAACCTGGACGCGATAGTGAGCCAGGCGAAAGGGGCGCATTAA
- the entE gene encoding (2,3-dihydroxybenzoyl)adenylate synthase EntE, giving the protein MTLPFTRWPEDFARRYREKGYWQDLPLTHILTDRAHSDAVAIIDGERHITYRAFNQAVVNLASSLQAQGLQHGETALVQLGNVAEFYITFFALLHIGVAPVNALFSHQRSELNAYALQIKPALLIADRDHTLFAGDDFLKTFVDEHRSVRVVLLRGDKDQYALDAAIARPADNLIPNPTPADEVAFFQLSGGSTGTPKLIPRTHNDYDYSIRRSNEICGITAETRYLNALPAAHNYAMSSPGSLGIFTAGGCVVLANDPSATLCFPLIEKHQINVTSLVPPAVSLWLQAIAEGAGNGQLTSLTLLQVGGARLSATLAARIPAEIGCQLQQVFGMAEGLVNYTALDDTPARIINTQGRPMCADDEVWVADEKGNPLPRGEVGRLMTRGPYTFRGYFNSPEHNASAFDANGFYCSGDLIAIDEQGYITVQGREKDQINRGGEKIAAEEIENLLLRHESVIHAALVSMEDSLLGEKSCAYLVVKQPLRAVEVRRFLREQGVAEFKLPDRVESVDALPLTPVGKVDKKQLRLWLAERAQG; this is encoded by the coding sequence ATGACCCTTCCCTTTACCCGTTGGCCCGAGGATTTTGCCCGGCGTTACCGTGAAAAAGGCTACTGGCAGGATCTGCCGTTAACCCACATCCTGACCGATCGCGCGCACAGCGATGCCGTGGCGATTATCGACGGTGAACGGCACATCACCTACCGCGCGTTTAATCAGGCGGTGGTCAACCTGGCATCATCGCTCCAGGCGCAGGGGCTACAGCACGGCGAGACGGCGCTGGTGCAGCTCGGCAACGTGGCGGAATTCTACATCACCTTCTTCGCGCTACTGCACATTGGCGTTGCGCCAGTTAACGCGTTGTTCAGCCATCAACGCAGCGAGTTGAACGCTTACGCCTTGCAGATTAAACCCGCGCTGCTGATTGCCGATCGCGACCATACGCTATTCGCGGGCGATGATTTCCTCAAGACCTTCGTGGACGAACATCGCTCGGTGCGCGTTGTACTGCTGCGCGGCGATAAAGATCAGTATGCCCTGGACGCGGCGATTGCCCGCCCGGCGGATAACCTCATCCCGAACCCGACGCCCGCTGACGAAGTGGCCTTTTTCCAGCTCTCCGGCGGCAGTACCGGCACGCCAAAGCTGATCCCGCGTACGCACAATGATTATGACTACAGTATCCGTCGCAGCAACGAGATTTGCGGTATTACCGCTGAAACCCGTTACCTGAACGCGCTGCCAGCGGCGCACAACTACGCTATGAGTTCGCCGGGTTCGCTGGGTATTTTCACCGCAGGGGGCTGTGTGGTGCTGGCGAACGATCCGAGCGCCACGCTCTGCTTTCCGCTGATTGAAAAGCATCAGATTAACGTCACCTCACTGGTGCCTCCGGCGGTCAGCCTGTGGCTGCAGGCGATTGCCGAAGGCGCGGGCAATGGCCAGCTTACCTCGCTGACGCTGCTGCAGGTGGGGGGCGCACGCCTGTCCGCCACGCTCGCTGCACGCATTCCGGCTGAGATTGGCTGCCAGCTACAGCAGGTATTTGGCATGGCGGAAGGGCTGGTGAACTACACCGCCCTCGACGATACGCCAGCACGCATCATCAACACTCAGGGCCGCCCGATGTGCGCGGATGACGAAGTATGGGTGGCAGATGAAAAGGGTAATCCGCTGCCGCGCGGCGAAGTCGGGCGTTTGATGACGCGCGGGCCCTATACCTTCCGCGGCTATTTCAACAGCCCGGAACACAACGCCAGCGCCTTTGATGCCAACGGTTTTTATTGTTCCGGCGATCTTATCGCCATTGATGAGCAGGGCTATATCACCGTGCAGGGGCGTGAGAAAGATCAGATCAACCGCGGTGGCGAGAAGATCGCGGCGGAAGAGATTGAAAACCTGCTGCTGCGCCATGAGTCGGTGATCCACGCCGCGCTGGTGAGCATGGAGGACAGCCTGCTGGGCGAAAAGAGCTGCGCGTACCTGGTGGTGAAACAGCCGCTGCGCGCGGTGGAAGTGCGTCGCTTCCTGCGCGAGCAGGGCGTTGCAGAATTCAAACTGCCGGACCGCGTGGAGAGCGTTGATGCGCTCCCGTTAACGCCCGTCGGCAAAGTCGATAAGAAACAGTTGCGCCTGTGGCTGGCTGAACGCGCCCAGGGCTGA
- the entC gene encoding isochorismate synthase EntC has product MDTSLAEDITHTATTLQSDSFFFMSPYRSFSTSGCFARFSESAVGGDDPAGHFQQKLAQAFKNAKASGIAHPIMVGAIPFDTRKPSSLFIPQNWQTFSRPARQQSSRYYSGAQALNVEKRTEIPPQPVFEEMVARAAALTATPRVNKVVLSRLIDIATDKTVDSGALLERLIAQNPASFNFHVPLEDGGVLLGASPELLLRKEGAHFSSLPLAGSARRQPDDVLDREAGNKLLASEKDRHEHDLVTQAMRAILAPRSHHLSMPSSPQLVTTPTLWHLATPVEGEARENENALTLACLLHPTPALSGFPHQAAKQLIAELEPFDRELFGGIVGWCDSEGNGEWVVTIRCARLGDKSVRLFAGAGIVPASSPQGEWRETGVKLSTMLNVFGLH; this is encoded by the coding sequence ATGGATACGTCATTGGCTGAGGACATCACGCACACCGCGACTACGCTGCAATCAGACAGCTTCTTCTTTATGTCGCCTTATCGCAGTTTTTCTACGTCGGGCTGCTTTGCCCGTTTCTCTGAATCCGCCGTGGGCGGTGACGATCCGGCTGGTCATTTTCAGCAAAAATTAGCCCAGGCCTTTAAGAACGCGAAAGCCAGTGGCATCGCCCACCCGATCATGGTGGGAGCTATTCCGTTCGATACCCGTAAACCGTCGTCGCTGTTTATTCCGCAAAACTGGCAAACATTTTCGCGCCCGGCGCGTCAGCAGTCCTCGCGTTATTATTCCGGTGCACAGGCGCTGAACGTGGAGAAACGCACGGAGATCCCGCCGCAGCCGGTATTCGAAGAGATGGTGGCTCGCGCGGCAGCTCTGACCGCCACGCCACGGGTAAACAAGGTAGTGCTGTCGCGCCTGATTGATATCGCGACTGACAAAACCGTGGATAGCGGCGCCCTGCTGGAGCGTCTTATTGCGCAAAACCCGGCGAGCTTTAACTTCCACGTTCCGCTGGAAGATGGTGGCGTGCTGCTTGGCGCAAGCCCGGAGCTGCTGTTGCGAAAAGAGGGGGCGCATTTTAGCTCCCTGCCGCTGGCAGGCTCTGCGCGCCGTCAGCCGGACGATGTACTGGATCGCGAAGCGGGCAATAAATTGCTGGCATCGGAAAAAGATCGCCACGAACACGACCTGGTAACCCAGGCGATGAGGGCGATTCTGGCGCCGCGCAGTCACCACCTCAGCATGCCGTCTTCCCCGCAACTGGTAACCACGCCGACGCTGTGGCATCTGGCGACGCCGGTAGAAGGCGAGGCGCGTGAAAACGAGAACGCATTAACGCTGGCCTGTCTGCTGCATCCGACTCCTGCGCTGAGCGGTTTCCCGCATCAGGCGGCAAAACAGCTGATTGCTGAACTGGAGCCGTTCGATCGCGAACTGTTCGGCGGCATCGTCGGCTGGTGTGACAGCGAAGGCAACGGCGAGTGGGTGGTGACCATCCGCTGCGCGCGTCTTGGTGACAAATCCGTGCGCCTGTTTGCCGGCGCGGGCATCGTACCCGCCTCTTCGCCACAAGGGGAGTGGCGCGAAACCGGCGTCAAGCTCTCCACCATGCTCAACGTTTTTGGTTTGCACTAA
- a CDS encoding nucleoside recognition domain-containing protein, with protein sequence MNSSVPQEQKVGPGAYFALAFAAVFFSGLLGGKEWYGVFDFTTLNGAFGKVVSRASLDDGTLTTATSAFRGTGGSGAMDGFLFALGLIPAVMFALGMINVLEHYGALRAARTLLTPLLRPLLGIPGTAGLALIGSLQSTDVGASLTRNLADEGQISEKEKDVFAMFQFSAGAMITNFFSSGAILFTLIAVDGTAAVPTSIGACVAVMFIMKIVGANLLRLILTFTGKGDAV encoded by the coding sequence ATGAACAGTTCAGTACCTCAGGAACAGAAAGTTGGACCCGGCGCGTACTTTGCGCTGGCTTTCGCTGCCGTTTTCTTCTCCGGCCTGTTAGGCGGCAAGGAGTGGTATGGCGTTTTTGATTTCACCACCCTCAACGGGGCCTTTGGCAAGGTGGTCAGCAGGGCCAGCCTGGACGATGGCACCCTGACCACCGCCACCAGTGCCTTTCGCGGCACCGGCGGCAGCGGCGCGATGGACGGCTTTCTGTTTGCGCTGGGGCTTATTCCGGCGGTAATGTTTGCCCTGGGGATGATCAACGTGCTGGAACACTACGGTGCGTTACGTGCCGCGCGCACGTTGTTAACCCCACTCCTGCGCCCCTTGTTGGGTATCCCCGGCACCGCCGGGCTGGCGCTGATTGGCAGCCTGCAAAGTACCGACGTTGGCGCCTCCCTCACCCGCAATCTGGCGGATGAAGGACAAATCAGTGAAAAAGAGAAAGACGTTTTTGCCATGTTCCAGTTCTCCGCCGGGGCGATGATCACTAACTTTTTCTCCTCCGGCGCGATCCTGTTTACGCTGATTGCTGTCGATGGTACGGCGGCGGTTCCCACCTCCATCGGTGCCTGTGTTGCCGTGATGTTCATTATGAAAATTGTCGGCGCGAATCTGTTGCGCCTGATCCTGACGTTCACTGGTAAAGGAGACGCCGTATGA
- a CDS encoding YbdD/YjiX family protein, whose product MFDTLSKAGKYLGQAAKMMIGVPDYDNYVEHMRVNHPDQTPMTYEAFFRDRQDARYGSKGGPKCC is encoded by the coding sequence ATGTTCGACACCCTTTCCAAAGCAGGTAAATATTTAGGCCAGGCCGCTAAAATGATGATCGGCGTGCCGGATTACGATAACTACGTCGAGCATATGCGCGTCAATCACCCTGACCAAACGCCAATGACCTATGAAGCATTTTTCCGCGATCGGCAGGACGCCCGTTACGGCAGTAAGGGTGGGCCGAAATGCTGTTAA
- a CDS encoding YjiG family protein, giving the protein MSAPQSNPVITDVFVEGARKGWSIATSSTLPNVVMAFIIIKALEITGALKGLGMIFAPLMGLFGLPGEAAAVLIGGWMSMGGGIGVAIGLFDKGILSGEHLAILAPAIYLMGSQVQYLGRILGVIGTRAKRIPLMIALSVVNAFLAMLLMRIIL; this is encoded by the coding sequence ATGAGTGCCCCGCAATCTAATCCCGTTATCACGGATGTCTTCGTCGAAGGCGCGCGCAAGGGCTGGAGCATTGCCACCAGCAGCACCCTGCCCAACGTGGTGATGGCCTTTATCATCATCAAGGCCCTGGAAATCACGGGTGCGCTGAAAGGGTTGGGCATGATTTTCGCCCCGCTGATGGGGCTGTTTGGCCTGCCGGGTGAAGCGGCGGCGGTGCTGATTGGCGGCTGGATGTCAATGGGCGGCGGGATTGGCGTCGCTATTGGCCTGTTTGATAAAGGCATTCTCAGCGGGGAACACCTGGCGATCCTCGCCCCGGCCATCTACCTGATGGGCTCACAGGTACAGTATCTCGGACGCATTTTGGGCGTTATCGGTACCCGTGCCAAACGTATTCCGCTGATGATCGCCCTTTCGGTCGTCAACGCTTTCTTAGCCATGCTGCTGATGCGCATTATTCTCTGA
- a CDS encoding isochorismatase: protein MAIPKLTAYALPVAADLPTNKVNWAFEPERAALLIHDMQEYFLNFWGENSAMMQQVVANIARLRAYCKEHNIPVYYTAQPKEQSDEDRALLNDMWGPGLTRSPELQRIVAELAPDDTDTVLVKWRYSAFHRSPLEQMLKETGRNQLLIVGVYAHIGCMTTATDAFMRDIKPFFIADALADFTRDEHLMSLNYVAGRCGRVVMADELLPSVPASKAALRELVLPLLDESDEPMDDENLIDYGLDSVRMMALAARWRKVHGDIDFVMLAKKPTLDAWWALLSREVK from the coding sequence ATGGCCATTCCAAAATTAACCGCTTACGCACTGCCCGTTGCCGCAGACTTGCCGACCAACAAAGTGAACTGGGCCTTCGAACCCGAACGCGCGGCGCTGTTGATCCACGACATGCAGGAGTATTTCCTCAATTTCTGGGGTGAAAATAGCGCGATGATGCAGCAGGTGGTGGCGAATATCGCCAGGCTGCGCGCTTACTGCAAAGAGCATAACATCCCGGTTTACTACACCGCGCAGCCGAAAGAGCAGAGCGATGAAGACCGTGCCCTGTTAAACGACATGTGGGGACCGGGCCTGACCCGCTCTCCTGAGCTGCAGCGTATTGTGGCAGAGCTGGCGCCGGACGACACCGATACCGTGTTGGTGAAGTGGCGCTACAGCGCATTCCACCGCTCGCCGCTGGAGCAGATGCTGAAAGAGACCGGTCGCAACCAGCTACTGATCGTCGGCGTTTACGCGCACATCGGCTGTATGACCACCGCGACCGACGCGTTTATGCGCGATATTAAACCGTTCTTTATCGCCGACGCGCTGGCGGATTTCACCCGTGACGAGCACCTTATGTCGCTCAACTACGTGGCGGGACGTTGCGGGCGCGTGGTGATGGCCGACGAACTGCTGCCGTCCGTTCCGGCATCCAAAGCGGCGCTGCGTGAACTGGTGCTGCCGCTGCTGGATGAATCCGACGAGCCGATGGATGACGAGAACCTGATCGACTACGGTCTGGACTCCGTGCGCATGATGGCGCTGGCTGCGCGCTGGCGCAAAGTGCACGGCGATATCGATTTCGTGATGCTGGCTAAAAAACCGACCCTCGACGCCTGGTGGGCGCTGCTTTCCCGCGAGGTGAAATGA
- the entA gene encoding 2,3-dihydro-2,3-dihydroxybenzoate dehydrogenase EntA, whose translation MAGFDFSGKTVWVTGAGKGIGYASALAFVQAGAQVTGFDLAFPQSDYPFATETLNVADAAQVREVCARLLSHVDRLDVLVNAAGILRMGPTDELSPEDWQQTFAVNVGGAFNLFQQTMGQFRRQQGGAIVTVASDAAHTPRIGMSAYGASKAALKSLALTVGLELAGSGVRCNLVSPGSTDTDMQRTLWNSDDAEQRRIRGFGEQFKLGIPLGKIARPQEIASTVLFLASDAASHITLQDIVVDGGSTLGA comes from the coding sequence ATGGCGGGATTCGATTTCAGCGGTAAAACCGTCTGGGTAACGGGCGCGGGCAAGGGGATAGGCTATGCCAGCGCGCTGGCGTTTGTGCAAGCCGGTGCGCAGGTGACCGGGTTCGATCTGGCGTTCCCGCAGAGCGATTACCCGTTTGCCACCGAAACGCTGAACGTGGCGGATGCCGCGCAGGTTCGTGAGGTTTGCGCTCGTTTGCTGAGCCACGTTGATCGTCTGGACGTGCTGGTGAACGCCGCGGGTATTTTGCGTATGGGCCCAACGGATGAACTCTCGCCTGAGGACTGGCAACAGACGTTTGCGGTCAACGTTGGCGGGGCGTTTAACCTGTTCCAGCAGACGATGGGCCAGTTCCGTCGTCAACAGGGCGGGGCGATTGTCACCGTGGCATCTGACGCCGCGCACACGCCGCGTATCGGCATGAGCGCCTATGGCGCATCGAAGGCGGCGCTGAAAAGCCTGGCCCTGACCGTTGGCCTGGAGCTGGCGGGCAGCGGCGTGCGCTGTAACCTGGTGTCACCGGGTTCCACCGATACCGATATGCAGCGCACCCTGTGGAACAGTGATGATGCTGAACAGCGGCGTATTCGCGGTTTTGGCGAGCAGTTTAAGCTCGGAATACCGCTGGGTAAAATCGCCCGTCCGCAGGAGATTGCCAGTACCGTGCTGTTTCTTGCTTCCGATGCTGCCAGCCATATCACCCTGCAGGATATCGTAGTGGACGGCGGCTCTACGCTGGGGGCTTAG
- a CDS encoding M20 family metallopeptidase, translating to MNLDHYIEELKTLVNVDCGTQTLAGVATVGGIIQQLWQREGWHAEQVDLGCQVGPGVFVSNKPQAAQFDVLLVGHLDTVFAPGTVAERPLSEDDTRLYGPGVSDMKSGLLNILWAMRELDSADKERLAIAVAMNPDEETGSVHSHQWIGELAKRSRCVLVCEAARADGSLVKARKGMAGYHLTFNGVAAHAGNDPEKGRSAIIALANSVTAITALTDVERGTTLNVGVIHGGSAANVVADKALAELDVRFWENDEYDRVNQALEALCEKGFLDGVTTTLTRVNHKPAMATSEETQALMQQVEAAGKAEGIPITWQAVGGGSDANHTAALGIPTLDGFGPIGAGFHSPAEWLDKASIAPRIRLLKRIVSML from the coding sequence ATGAATCTGGACCATTACATTGAAGAACTGAAAACGCTGGTCAACGTAGACTGCGGTACACAGACCCTTGCCGGCGTGGCGACCGTAGGCGGGATAATACAACAGCTCTGGCAGCGTGAAGGCTGGCACGCCGAACAGGTGGATCTGGGCTGCCAGGTTGGCCCGGGGGTCTTTGTCAGCAATAAGCCCCAGGCCGCGCAATTTGACGTGCTGCTGGTCGGCCATCTCGATACCGTGTTTGCCCCCGGAACCGTCGCCGAACGCCCGTTGAGTGAAGACGACACCCGACTTTACGGCCCAGGGGTATCGGATATGAAGAGTGGCTTACTGAATATTCTGTGGGCGATGCGCGAGCTGGATAGCGCCGATAAAGAAAGGCTGGCCATTGCCGTGGCGATGAATCCGGACGAAGAGACCGGCTCGGTCCATTCCCATCAATGGATTGGCGAGCTGGCAAAACGTTCTCGCTGCGTGCTGGTATGTGAAGCCGCCCGTGCCGACGGGTCGCTGGTAAAAGCCCGCAAGGGCATGGCGGGCTATCACCTCACCTTCAACGGCGTGGCGGCACATGCAGGTAACGACCCGGAAAAAGGTCGCTCGGCCATTATCGCGCTGGCAAACAGCGTGACGGCCATTACGGCACTGACCGACGTTGAGCGCGGTACCACGCTCAACGTCGGGGTGATCCATGGCGGCAGTGCGGCCAACGTAGTGGCGGATAAAGCCCTTGCTGAACTTGACGTCCGCTTCTGGGAAAACGATGAGTACGATCGGGTAAACCAGGCGCTGGAAGCCTTGTGCGAAAAAGGTTTTTTAGACGGGGTAACCACCACCCTGACGCGGGTAAATCACAAACCGGCAATGGCGACCAGTGAAGAGACGCAAGCACTGATGCAGCAGGTGGAAGCCGCCGGAAAAGCTGAAGGTATCCCCATCACCTGGCAGGCGGTTGGTGGCGGTAGTGATGCCAATCACACTGCCGCGCTGGGCATCCCGACGCTCGATGGCTTTGGGCCTATTGGCGCGGGTTTCCACAGCCCTGCCGAGTGGCTGGACAAGGCATCGATTGCGCCGCGAATTCGGTTGTTGAAGCGGATTGTTTCAATGCTCTGA